The window GAGATGAAACTCCAGCTTCAATTCCAGATTGCCCAGTTCGGATGGGGCGTCGAGAGGTTCGGAAGTGTATTGTGTTTCTGAAGTCATGGGCGTCACCAGTACTAATTTGTGATCATCTAAGCGGGCGCGGCAGGCGCCGTATCCGGGCAGGCGCAGCGTCACCAGATCCGCTGACGCGCCTGGCGGCAGCATCAACACGTCTCCGGACTCCAGGCCTTTGAAGTCGTTGAGAGACATCCGGCGCTCCGCCAGCAGCAGTTGCGCCGACGCCAATGGCGTGATCGGCGCTGGCGCTGTTTCGGCGGGCAGGGTGGCGAGCAATGCAGCGATGCGTTCGGCAAGGTGCGGTGGCGGCGTCAACAGCCCCAGCCCAGTATTGCCGGGGGCGCTAATTTGCATGCCGATACGGACGCCGGCCAGAACCATGGTGCTGTCCTGGCTGATTTCATCCAGTTCCAGCTCAGTCTGTAATACAGAGGAAAGCGCCTGCAGAGGACCATTCAGTTGCGCCGCCAGTAAGGCTGAGAGCAGGGGCTCCGGATAGACGGAGGCGTCCTGATTCTCTCCCAGCAGCGCGCTGACGGCGCGGATGTCCAAATGCAGATGGCCGCGACGCCCCTCGGCGTAAAAGGCGATGCTGGCGTAGGTCTCCAGCATCTCCAGTCGGCGCAGATTGACCTGGGCGGTATGCTCAGGCAATTGCGCCGCAAACGGGCGGCGGCGGGCGCAGATCAGGTTATCCAGATCCACCTGCGTTCGCCCCAGCCGGGGTAGCTTCAGCGGCTTAATCATTGCTGCTGGCCTTTGGCGCGGCGCACCGGCGCCTTACCGTATGGGCTGGCTTTTTTGCTTTCTTGAATCCTGACCTCGAAACGTTCATTAGGCAGCTTGCTCCTCAGGGATGTGCTCATCTCTCCCTTTAGTGACACCAGGAAGGCCTGAGTTTCAGGATTAGGAGTATTAAAGCTCAGCTGAATGTCGCCATGTTTGCGCATGATGGCGATTTCCGTGCCTTTCAGCGGTCCGGAACTCAGCATCAGACGCAGCTCTTCCGGCTGCCCCGAGCCCGGTTTGCTGATCATCACGCGGCTCACGATCTGATCGACGATCTTCT is drawn from Hahella sp. KA22 and contains these coding sequences:
- a CDS encoding FliM/FliN family flagellar motor switch protein, with the protein product MIKPLKLPRLGRTQVDLDNLICARRRPFAAQLPEHTAQVNLRRLEMLETYASIAFYAEGRRGHLHLDIRAVSALLGENQDASVYPEPLLSALLAAQLNGPLQALSSVLQTELELDEISQDSTMVLAGVRIGMQISAPGNTGLGLLTPPPHLAERIAALLATLPAETAPAPITPLASAQLLLAERRMSLNDFKGLESGDVLMLPPGASADLVTLRLPGYGACRARLDDHKLVLVTPMTSETQYTSEPLDAPSELGNLELKLEFHLGSLNLTLAELSQMTEGAAFDLGLSLEAPVAMKVNGQTLARCELVEIDGRLGARVVRLTGGDSEVGGHD